GTAGAGCGACCAGCGGCTGATCAACCTGTGGGGTCAGCGATAGAGCGGCAATCACCAGGGCGGCGATACCGGACACTCCACTAGCCAAGCCATCGAGACCATCTAAGAAGTTGATGACGTTGACCATACCGACCATCCACAAAATACTCAACAGGTTGGCAACCGGTGTAATGTGAAACTGGAAGCCGATCAACTCAACCGCAAACCGACCGTAGGTTAGATCAATGGTTCCTCCGAGCGGGTTAGAGATGGCGGTAATACCAATGCCGCCGGCCAAGGCGATACAGGCTGCCAGCGTTTGCCAGCCCAATCTGGCCCAGGGGCTAAGACCCTTAACGTCATCGATCGCCCCCACCACTGCTAAAACGGTGGCGGCTAATAAAAGCGCGCCAAGCTGTCGTCCAAAAGGCAAAAACAAGGTGGCCGTAATTAAAAAGGAGCCAAATATGGCCAATCCACCCAGATACGGGATCGGCTTAACATGAATTTTACGATCACCCGGATAGGCCAGAATGCCGCGCTGCAGCGCAAACTGACGCACCAGCGGCGTAAGTGCCAGCGACAACAAAAAACTAGCAACAAAGGCTAAGAAGTAAATCATTTCCGCCGACTCTTAGGGGTTACTTGGAAGGCCAGGTATTTGCCGAGCATCAATCGGGTTTGAGCATCAATCGCGGCGGTGGCGCTAAAAGCAATCGAAACCACCGGCACCAGCACCCATTGCAGTAACAAAAACAAGCGACGGCTGCTGCGGTAGCGGGCCGGACGTGGCGGTAGCGAGATCATGCTAATGGCCACCATGATAATCAACCCAACTAGAGCTATGTTCTGCAAGTTGCTGGCAATCACCGGTAGCTGATGAGCCAGCTCTTGGCGGCTGAACCGCTCATTTAAAAACAGCGGCAACCAAGCGCCAAAGGTCACAATTAACGCGGTGGTCGACCAGGCAATGTGCCCTTCGAGTAAGCGAAAAACGTGGACCGACTTGTTCCAAAAACCAATCCGACTGTTAATTAAGCAGTGGCGTACCACATAAGGAAAGTCGGAGATGCCATAGGCCCAGCGGCGCAGCTGCTTGTACTGCGCCACAAAGGTCTTGGGATAGGTCTCGGCCAGTACCGCGTCCTGAAACACCGGAGTGTACATTGGTACCACCTGATGGTCGCCGTCAAAGGCCAGCCAGCTGCGCCAGTACTGATGGCCGTCTTCAACCGGAGTCGAAACGCTCCAAAAATCGGTATCCAACAGCGCTCGCAAACCCTGGGCATGGGCCGAAAAGTTACGCAAACGGTGCGGGCGCATGGTCTCAATTAGGTGCCAAAAAGAGTTGTTGGTGGCAATAATTCGCATCGGAGCCGGGGCGTCCCAAATGTTGTTGTAGAACATTGGAACCGGTTGAAAGCTTTTGCGGCTGCGGTTTGGATCAATGCAGTAAAGATAGGTTAAGACCGAGAAGTACTGACGACTGGCGCGGTGGTCGGAATCAAAGGTGGTTACCACCACTCGCTCCGGGTCTAGCCCCTGGCCTTGGAGCTGCTCGGCTAGTTGACGACCGGCGTTGGTAATGTTGCCGCCCTTGCCGATCACCTCACCGGCAATACCGTCGGGATGCTCAATCGCCACGCACAGCCCAAAACGGTCGGCGTAGCGATCGGCTAGCTCCCGCGCTACCTGCTTGGTCTCCTCTGGCCCCCGCTCCTCGTATGCAATCGCTAGCATAATCTTCTTAGCGGGATAATCAACATCAAATAAAGCCTTAACCGATGGCTCAATAATATCGCGCGCCTCATTATAAACAGCCATAATAACCACGTGGTAAATTGAATCGGGATCAAGCGTAGCCGTTTGGCGCCCCTGAATATCGCGCAAGGTTTGAATCTGATTATGCAGCTCCAAATAGCGCTGGCGGTACTGGCTGTTACTGCCAAAACTTTGCCATCGGCTGGCGGCGCTAGGGTGAGTTCGCAATAAATCGCGCATCCGGCGCTCTGCCTTTGCCAGATATTCGTCGGGGTGGCGCAACCAGTCCACTCGTTCCGACCAGTCGGTTCGCTCAACCTTGCCCATAGTGCGGTAACCCAAGATCAAATATGAGCTGTAACGAAAAGCCCGTAGTAGCCAGAACAGGTAAAAAGCAATAATGCCATAAACCACCACCATTGGCGCAAAAATACTTAGAACAACCGGTAAAACCAGTAGCAACCAGGTGGTTACGCCAGGCAGAATCTCAAGCGCACGGATAAACCAGCGCCGGTCAACCAGCGGCTGATACCGAACGCTCGGTTTGGTTGATTTTTTAAAGCTTGAATCGGTCGCCGAGCTACTCATACTACCGCAATAAAGGCCGAGCTAATTACCAAACACAGCACCGCAACCGCCGCCGCGCCAATCAACAAAAAGAAGCTGGCTAGCCGGTTGCGCCCAAAGGCTTTGGCCGCTAGAGCGGTGTTTAAGATTGTTACCGCCACCGCAAACAAGCCCAGACGGTAGTTCTGGTACCACGGCCCCATCTGGTCAAAGCCGACAAAACTGAGATAATGAACCGGCACCGGATAGTCCACCTGGCGTAGCTTGGCCGCCACCAAAACCAGGTTGGCGATGTTGACTCCCGCCGCAACCAGCAGGGCGGTTAGCGACACTGGATCGGCCAGAATTGGATGTTGGCGAAGATGGTTGGGGTGTAACCGTGATAAAAAGGATGTTACAGGCATGCTTGCATTATACTAGAAAAACCACCACTTTTTTGGTTAAATACCAAGGTGTTGCCCGCCGACACCATCGGCCGATGTAGCTCAGTTGGTAGAGCAATGCTTTCGTAAAGCAGAGGTCAGCGGTTCAAATCCGCTCATCGGCTCCATTTAATAAGGTCATGCGGGTATAGTTCATCGGTAGAACGCGACCTTCCCAAGGTTGAGAGAGGGGTTCGACTCCCCTTACCCGCTCCAGTAATTATTTAATAAAGCGGAACGAATTTATAAAGCCTTCTGTATCGATAGGTTCTGATTGAGAGCCGATTGAATTTATTACATACCGCTTCCCATTATAAATCGCGATGACTGCCGTGCCTGTCCCTTGTTCTTGGTGGTTAATATCAACGCGCTTAGCCGGCTGACCATCTAGCTTAACATCAGAGACCGAACCCACGGTTAACCCAGCGAGGGTCAGCCCTTCAATGGCTGAGGCATATTGTTGCTCCTGGGTCAGTGTGGCATCGAGATTGCCATCGACCATCACCCCGGTGCTATACAGCGGCCCATTATTAACTCCATATTTAGCCTGCTGATACATCTCACTACTCTGGACTGATGGTTTACCCGGAAACTTGGCACAAAAACTATCTTGCTTATAGCAGTGTTCTTTCCAAGACAACGAAGGCTTTTCTCCTATCATTGGATTTGCTAAGCCGGTAGCTGGCAGGAATATATTAATGACACTCAACTTCATAAAGACGTAGGCAAGCCACAGTCCAAAAATAATTCCGAGCATCACCTTTGGTTTATTATCTGCAATGGTCATGCCGCAAATAATAACACTTTTTTTGTATTTTACAATATTAAAAGCGGCTTAAGCCCACTTATCAGCTCCAGGAATTATACCTACACCAATGCCTTTGCTCGCCCAGAACTCTGATTAACCAGCTTTTTATCAAATGTCCAAACCGGCAGGGCGCCCTGCAGCTCAGCGTAATTCATAAGGCAGCAATCCAAGAATGATAAGGCGGGATGGTCTAAATACTCGGTGATTGCTCGGCGGAACATGATGCGGTTACAGTTAAAAACCGGCTCATCAACTACCTTATTGAGATTATCAGCCACCGTCTCTCGTGGAAGCTCATAAAACTTCTCCAGCGCGAAGGCAAGCTCCACAATAATTGCATCTGGAATCTGCAGCTCCGGCGAACGCACCAACAGCGCGTCGATTTTAGCGGTTCGATCTACGTCACGGTCAAGCAACCAGTCTAGGAGCACATTCGTATCTAACACCTTAAACCGACCCTTTTACCTGTGCAGTATACCCCGCCCCGCTAACATACTCCTTGTGAGCAGTCTTGGCTTTTGCGAGAGCCTGCTTGTTGGCGGCCCGCAGCTCTTGAATGGTCTGCTCGCGGCCAACTACATACTCTCCGTATCGATTTCGAGTAAACGAAACCAACATACCTGGTTTAATACCAAGATGATCGCGAATATCCTTCGGAATAGTGGTCGTACCCTTGTCGGTGAGTATGGTTTTATATGTCATGGTATGAATTATACATTTAATTCATACCAAATGTCAAGGGCTGTTACGCTGGTCTAGCCTTCTTCATCTTGCGCCGCTCGTGGCGCTCAGCCAGCATATCAAACTCAAACTGACTGGCAATTAGATCCTTGGCCTCCTCCAGTGTCATATAAAATAGCTGCGGATCCTCATACGGATTAGCCCTTAAATCTTTGATTTTCTTACCACGAGATCTACTCATACTCTCTTCCCCATCCATTAGTTACTGACCTCAGTATTGCAAGATAGGGCTCAATGCAACATGGCGGTTGTTACAAACCTCGCCATGTTAGTTATGTTAGTTTTAGCAGTTTGCGCTAATGCCTATTGCGCCTGCAAATAATCTTTATAAATGTAGCCGTTTTTACCCTGGTAAGTGATGCCTTGCCAGGTTGAGTTGGCGTCGTCACGGAGCTGCACCACGGTACCGGCCTCCAGGTTGGTAACGATTGCCGTAGTCGTACTCTTACCCGCCCGCACATTAACATAAGACACCGTAATAGCGGTCTTGGCGGCCGGCGCCACAGCTGGTGCCGGAGCGGCTTTAGGCGCCGCTGCCACTGGCTGAGGCTCAACCTTGGTCGGCTGAGTGGCGGTGGGCGTTGGGTCGGGGTCTGGGGCGGGAGTCGATGGCTGGCCCTGGAGCCAGCTTCGGACCGGATCAATAATTACGCTGGGTGCCAACTGCATCCAAGTAACGCCGGCGGCGCACAGCAAGGTAATGGCGCTTACGGTGATCCACTGCTTAACGGCGTTGGGTTGAGTTTGATGCATGGCTCTACTTTTGGTACATGGTCAAATAGAGGTACACTCCCCCAAAGACCAGACCCCCTAAGATGATCAAAAGCAAAATAAACCGAATAAAAGCACCCCAAAAACGCTTGCGACTGCTCTGCACCTTAACCACATCAACCGCTTCGCCGGCAACCAAGTCATCTGGTTGAGGCGCAATTGGCTGTACCGGTGGCGCCTCAGGTGGCTTAACCGGAGCTGGCTCCTCTTTGCGCGGCTTCACCTCGGGTTGAGGTTTTTTAACGGCAGCTGGTGCCGGGGTTGGCTCGGTTGGCGCCGCAATAGCCGACTTGCCGTGTTGGCGCAGGTCGATCACATGAGCGCTCGAAGCCGGTGTGGCATCCAGCCCCTTACGAGTACCGCTCTTTACCGTGGCCGCTCGCTTCTTGCCTCTAACTGGTTTATCTGGCTCCATTAGCTCCATTTTATACCCTGCCCCCACACTATTCAACTTATGGTTAATGTTTTGGGTAGTTTTTGTGTTCAGCCCACCTGATAGTCATTGCCAAAGTAGTCCAAAACTGCTACTATAAGCCAGTTCTTTTGGCGTGGGCTCGTGGTGTAGAGGCCTAACATGCCTCCCTGTCACGGAGGAGATCGCCGGTTCGAATCCGGTCGGGCCCGCCATTGCAATTATAAGTGTTTTGTGGTATAGTAATTAATCCTAATTCTGTAAAGACTCTACAGGAAGAACCTACCATGTCAGGAATCACCCCGGCACACACCAAGCGTTGGCTCGAAGAGCGGGCTTGGTGGAGCGCCAACTGGCGTAGCTGCCTTGCCACTCTCGACTCCGAGCGAGCCCTCACGTTCGTAAAGATGCATTACGGCCTAGATGACAATGGTCAGCCGAGTGCTGATCGCCAGGGATCTACGCTCAAATACCTTGGGGTCTCGTACAACTGTTCGCCCGAGAGAGTGAAGATGCAGATCAATGAGACAAAAAACCTCCTTCAGTCGCCGCTCGAGCCACAAAGCTACGTGGTAATGCGAATGCCTCGCCGCTTCAACCCACCGGTAAAGAACTTGCCGCTTTCTCAACGGCTACTCAACAGACTGGCAGAAAGGATTGGCACCCTCAATGAGCTGCTGGCTCTTACGGAGGAAGATATCCTCAAGATCCCCAGCGTGGGTGATCACCTGCTAAAGGAGCTGACTGAGTACCTCGAGGCTCGCGGCCTCAAGCTGGCTCAGCCAGTCTCGTGACTCCCAGCGCCTCGTGCGCAGCAAAAGCTCTACGGAGAGATTCCGTACCAGCCCGCTGCGTGCGGGGCGCTTTTGCTATTCTGGTGCGGAAAAGTTCTAACCTCATCCGATACGACCCATCATTGCAATTATTTAATATTTATGTTATAATATAACAATCTTTTCAAGTGTACCTGGTGCGTAAGCACTCAACTAAAGGAGCAGCCATGCCCAGCCCATTCATGGCAGATATGGGAACCGGTCCGGTGTACGGTGCGGATGAGGACAACGCGGCCACCAACATCAAGACCCTCATCGCCGACTGCGGGCTAGAGGGTGCCTCATGCGTACGTGATGCCTCGGGTGACTGCGACGGTCGCTTCACCTTCGTGATCTATCGGCCCGACGCTGGTCTCTGCGCGGTCGTGGACATGCCGGGACTCCAGCTCGAGAAGGTTCGGCGCATGGGAGACGACAACGTGGTCGGCTTCCCACGGCTCTACGTCAATGGCGGGAGCTGGATCTGGATGTACGCGGTCGACATCATCAAGATGTCGCTCGAACCGACTGAAGACGACTAGGAGCAGATCGATGAACACCCTCGTGCATATCGTGTTGGGCGTCTTCCTACTGGCGACAGGCGGAGGGCTTCTCTGGCTTGCCAGGTGGGGCTACCGCAGCTACCTCAAGGAAGCGCCGCGTGGCTACTACCACATGCTGAACCAGATGACGGTTCTCATCGTCGGAGCCTGCTTCAGTTTTACGGCGGCGATCATCTTGTTCGCCACCATCTAACCCCCATGGGTTTTCATGAAGTTTTATGAAGGCCCCTCTGGGGGTTTCTTCGTAGTATGTATGCAGAGAGACCGGCGGAGGCTTTTCATTTGTATTTATAAGAGTTTTATGCTATAAGTATGTACTTGTGGCCTCTATAAGAGGAGGCTTGTTCGACCAGGAGGTCAAAACAACATGCCAAGCACCATTTCGCTGGGGCTGACGCCATCGCTCGTACGCATGGCTCAGAAGGTTCTGGAGGCCTATAAGGCCGACTACCTCGATAGGGAGGGTCATGAGGATGCCTACTTCGAAACCGCCGAACACACGGTGAAGCATCTGATCCCCAACCTGCACGCAGCCATCCGCTTCGTCAACGAGCTGTGCGAAGCCGGCTACGGCCTGATCGTGCCGGATAGGGAGGACCAAGAGGCGCTACTCCCCACGCTCGCTGCTTGGCACCAGGAAGGTAGCTCATTCAAGCCGCTCGATCTGCTCGAGTTCATCCGTGGCGTCGCCCGGGCGCACATCTGGGATCAGCTACGCAACGAGGCCAATGCGATCCGAGTTCAGCGCGGTGAGTGCCCGGCCGGCTAGCCCCAAGCAGCAAGGAAATCCCTGCCGTTTGGGGCTCTTTCCTTTTTTATGCATTTGACCTTATCCCCTCACCCTCTCATTATCTAGACATGGAGAATAAAGAGCTACGGACCGAACTGCTAGCGATGCGTAAAGCCGATCAATCTTTGCGCCTGCAGTGGCCAGACAAGCACAATGACCCTAAGTGGGTTGAGCGGGTCAAAGAGCTTGATCACCTACACACAACGCGAATGAAGCAGATTGTCGAGCAAAATGGCTGGCCGACAGTCTCTATGGTCGACAAGGATGGCTCTGAGGCGGCTTGGTTGTTGGTTCAGCATGCCGATCATGACCTGGAGTTTCAGCTTACTTGCCTGGATTTGATGGGAAAAAAGGCCAATGATGTTGACCCGATTAACATCGCTTACCTCACCGATCGCACCTTAGTAAGCCGAGGCAAGCCCCAAATCTATGGCACCCAGTTTTACCGACCAAGCGGCAAGGGCAAGCATATCCCGCAACCGATTCAAGATCCTGAGCTTGTTGATGAGCGCCGTGCTGAGCTTGGTCTGCATACGCTTAAGGAGTATTCGCAAGTTATCAACCGAGAATAAGCCGTCTCTGGCTATTGCAATTATTTCATTTTTATTATATAATAAATAATCTTTCGTCCTACAATAGGGAGTAAAGCAATGACTACCTTCAGTAAGGTCAAAGACGTACTAGAGCAGGCCAACACCGACTGCGAGCGGCTCCGCCTGGAGGCAGATGCCCGCCTTCAGGGAGCGCAAGATGCTGAGGGCTATAGAGCAAAGCTGG
This window of the Patescibacteria group bacterium genome carries:
- a CDS encoding undecaprenyl/decaprenyl-phosphate alpha-N-acetylglucosaminyl 1-phosphate transferase, translating into MIYFLAFVASFLLSLALTPLVRQFALQRGILAYPGDRKIHVKPIPYLGGLAIFGSFLITATLFLPFGRQLGALLLAATVLAVVGAIDDVKGLSPWARLGWQTLAACIALAGGIGITAISNPLGGTIDLTYGRFAVELIGFQFHITPVANLLSILWMVGMVNVINFLDGLDGLASGVSGIAALVIAALSLTPQVDQPLVALLAFLLAGSTLGFLPFNFYPAKIFMGDSGSYFLGLMLAMLAIYSGGKLATILLVLGFTIIDALWAAIRRIRKGVHPFTADREHLHHLLLQAGLSQRLAVIALYLLAGLFGVIALMSERFHKLVALLVLLVVVVVLIASLIRIGRHRQPLQ
- a CDS encoding PIN domain-containing protein, with protein sequence MLDTNVLLDWLLDRDVDRTAKIDALLVRSPELQIPDAIIVELAFALEKFYELPRETVADNLNKVVDEPVFNCNRIMFRRAITEYLDHPALSFLDCCLMNYAELQGALPVWTFDKKLVNQSSGRAKALV
- a CDS encoding SH3 domain-containing protein, with translation MHQTQPNAVKQWITVSAITLLCAAGVTWMQLAPSVIIDPVRSWLQGQPSTPAPDPDPTPTATQPTKVEPQPVAAAPKAAPAPAVAPAAKTAITVSYVNVRAGKSTTTAIVTNLEAGTVVQLRDDANSTWQGITYQGKNGYIYKDYLQAQ